AAGGTGGACATCACCTGACCCAGGGCGGTGGTGGCGGTGACGAAGAGCAGCGCGCCCAGGCTGAGGGAGAGCAGGCCACCCTTGAGCGGCACGTCAAACAGGTACACCGCCAGCAGGACCAGGCTGGCGTAGCTGACCATGCTGAAGACGATGTAGGGCAGCTGCTTGCCGAGCAGGAACTCCAGCCGGGTCACCGGGGTGACGTAGAGGTTGGTGATGGAGCCGAGCTCCTTCTCGCGCACGATACCCAGGGCCATCAGGATGGCAGGAATAAAGATCAGCAGGATCGGGATCACCGCCGGCACCATGGCGTCCAAGCTGCGGAAATCCTGGTTGTAGCGGTAGCGGTCCTCCAGGCTGACCAGGCTCAGGCGGGGCGCCTCGCCCCAGGCGCGCCGGGCCTGCTCGCTCAGGTAGCTGACGTGCATGCCCTGCACATACCCCATGATGGTCTCGCCGCGAAAGGGCATGGCGCCATCCACCCACACCGCCAGCTCGGTGTCGCGACCGCGTTTCATGTCGCGGCCGAAGCCGGCGGGGATCTCGATGGCCAGGCTCAGCTCCCCCGAACGCATGCGCCGCTCCAGCTCCTCGGCAGTGGACAGGGCATGGCGCTCGACAAAATAGCGGGAGCCGGAGAGGGCGGCGACGTAGTCCCGGCTCTGGGGCGTCTGGTCCCGGTCCAGCACGGCAAAGGGCAGATTTTCCACATCCATGGTGATGCCGTAGCCGAGGATCAGCATCAGCAGTGCCGAACCGAGGAAGGCGAAGGCCATGCGGATCGGGTCGCGCAGCAGCTCCCGCGCCTCGCGCCGGGCGTAGGCCAGCAGCCGTTGCGGGCTGAAGGCCCTGGGGCGTTCCGGCTGCCCGCTGTTGCCCTGGCTCAGCAGCTTGCCGCCGTTCTGGCGCTCCGGTTCCTTGTCCACCGCTTCCAGGGTGGTCATGAAGGCGCCTTCCAGGCTGTCGCTGCCGGTCTGTTCGATCAGGGCCGCCGGGGTGTCGCAGGCCAGCACTTCGCCGGCGTGCATCAGCGAGATGCGGTCGCAGCGCTCGCCCTCGTTCATGAAGTGGGTGGAGATGAAGATGGTCACCCCGTCCTCCCGGGACAGGCGCATCAGCAATTCCCAGAAGCGGTTGCGCGCCCCCGGGTCCACCCCCGAGGTGGGTTCGTCCAGAATCAGCAGCTCCGGTTCGTGTACCACCGCGACCGCCAGGGACAGGCGCTGGCGCACGCCCAGGGGCAGGGCACCGGCGGGGTGGTCGAGCACATTCTCCAGGCCGAACTCCCGGGTCAGGGTGGTGATGCGCCCGGCAATTTTCTCCGCCGGCAGATGAAACAGGCGGGCGTGCAGGTCGAGGTTCTGGCGCACGCTCAGCTCGCCGTAGAGCGAGAACGACTGCGACATGTAGCCGACCCGGCGGCGGGTGGCCAGATCTTTGGCATCCAGCGGCTCGCCGAACAGCGCCACCGCTCCTTCGGTCGGGGTGAGCAGGCCGGTGAGCATTTTCATGGTGGTGGTCTTGCCGCAGCCGTTGGAGCCCAGGAAGCCGAAGATCTCGCCCTTGGGGATGGCAAAGCTGACGTCCCGCACCGCGGTGAAGTGGCCGAATTTCAGGGTCAGGTGTTCGGCCACGATGGCCGGGCTGCCATTGCCATTGTTGCTGCCGGTGGGTGGTGCTGCCGCTTGTGCCGCTGTCGACCTGCCCGGCTCCTGTTCCTGGCGGCTGTCCGGCAGCAGGGCGATAAAGGCATCATCCAGGGTGTCGGTGCCGGTCTGCCGGTGCAGCTCGGCGGGGGAACCGGTGGCCAGCACCTTCCCGGCGTCCATCGCCACCAGCCAGTCGTAGCGTTCCGCCTCTTCCATGTAGGCGGTGGCCACCAGCACACTCATGCCGGCTCGCTGCTGGCGGATAGTGTCGATCAGGTCCCAGAAGCGTTTGCGGGAGAGCGGGTCGACGCCGGTGGTGGGCTCGTCCAGGATCAACAGGTCGGGGTGGTGGATCAGCGCGCAGCACAGGCCCAGCTTCTGCTTCATGCCACCGGAGAGCTTGCCGGCGGGGCGGTCGCGGAATTCCAGCAGGCCGGTGGCCTCCAGCAGGCGATCGATCTGCTGCCGGCGGGAAGGGCCGCTGAGCCCGAACAGGTCGGCGAAGAAGGCGAGGTTCTCGTCCACTGTCAGGCTGTGGTAGAGATTGCCGCCCAGGCCCTGGGGCATATAGGCGATGCGCGGGGCGGCGCGGGTGCGCACGCGGTGGCTGGCCATATCGCCGCCCAGTACCTGCAGGCGTCCCGCTTGCAGCTGGCGGGCGCCGGCAATCAGCCCCAGCAGGGTGGACTTGCCCACCCCGTCCGGGCCGATCAGGCCCACCATGCAGCCCGCGGGGATGGCCAGCGTGATATCGCGCAGCGCGGTGGTGTCCCCGTAGCGGTGACAGATGCCCTCCAGCCGGGCTGCGGCCTCAGCCATTGGGCAGCTTGACCGTCAGGCTGTCCGGCCAGGGCTGACTCTCGTCCAGGCGCACATAGGCCTCGCCCGGCACACCGGTCTTGACCCGGTCGCGATAGGTCTTGAGCAGGTCCGGGTTGATGCGGACACGCACCCGGAACATCAGCTTCTCCCGTTCGCTGCGGGTTTCGACCGACTTGGGCGTGAACTGCGCCTCCGCCGCGACAAAGCTGACCTCCGCCGGCACCACATAGTCCGGCAGGGCGTCCAGCGTAATGCGCGCGTCCGAACCCACCCGCACCCGGCCGGCCTGGGCCGTGGGCAGGAAGATGGTCATGTAGACGTCGGTGACATCGAGCACCGTGGCCACCTTGCCGCCGGCCGCCAGCACCTCACCGGGCTCCGCCAGCCGGTAGAGAACGCGGCCGCCCACCGGGGTGGTAAGCCGGCTGTCGTCGATGTTGGTCTGGATCTGGTGGATCGCCTCCCGGGCCGCCTCGATACCGGCGTCGGCGGAGGCCACCTGGGCCCGCGCGGCCTGCAGGGCGGCATCGGTGGTCTCCGCCGCGGTACGGGCGCGGTCCAGCTGCTCCCGGGAAGCGTGGCCCCGCTCCACCAGGGTCTGCATGCGGGCCAACTCGCTGTAGGCATAGCGCCGCTCGCTCTCCCGCTGGGCCACCACCGCCTCCGCCAGGTGGCGGGTCTGCTCCGCCTGGTGCAGATTGGCTTCGCCCGCCGCCAGGCGCGCCTGCAGCTCGTCGGTGTCCATGACGGCCAGCAACTGCCCGGTTTCCACCAGGTCGCCTTCGCGCACGGAAAACGATTCCAGCCGGCCAGGCAGGCGGGTGGCGATGTCCACTTCCGTGGCTTCAATGCGGCCGTTGCCGGAGGCGATGTGCGCGGGCAGCGCATCGCCGTCGGGTAGCAAGTACCAGGCGGCGAGGCCGGCGACCGCCAGGATCAGGAGGGCAGGGAGGAAGCGGGCGGCGGTTTTGGCGGCTTTTCCAGCCATGTTCAGTCCTTGGGTCAGTCTTGGGAGTCGGGAGAGCGTTTCAGTATAGAAGAACTGGTCGCCGCGATGGTAACGCCGATTAAGATGGTTTCGAATTCCGGAGTTCGTGCCAGTGGGCCTGCAGCCGTTCTACCTGTCCGTTGATTCCTCCAGGACGATATCTCCGGCGACCCATATTTACAGGTGGCGTGGGCTCGTCAGTATTTGGTATGGGAGGGGGCTGTTAGATTCATCAAAGCACGGCACTTGGACTCTTACCGAAAAGGGTCGTAAAGCGCATATTTCCTATCCAGATGACCGTACCCCTGAACCCGAGCCAGTCTGAACGTGGGAAATGAGCATATCAGGCCACCTCTCGAGCGAACACTGCGGGTGGTTTCCTGCCAAGTGAACGGCGTGCCCGGACATGGTTGTAATACCCTCGCCAGTCTTCGATCGCGGATCGCGCGTCCGCCAGGCTGGCGAACCAATGCAGGTTGAGGCAGTAGTCGCGGAACTTGCCATTGAAGCTCTCG
This sequence is a window from Thiohalobacter thiocyanaticus. Protein-coding genes within it:
- the rbbA gene encoding ribosome-associated ATPase/putative transporter RbbA, giving the protein MAEAAARLEGICHRYGDTTALRDITLAIPAGCMVGLIGPDGVGKSTLLGLIAGARQLQAGRLQVLGGDMASHRVRTRAAPRIAYMPQGLGGNLYHSLTVDENLAFFADLFGLSGPSRRQQIDRLLEATGLLEFRDRPAGKLSGGMKQKLGLCCALIHHPDLLILDEPTTGVDPLSRKRFWDLIDTIRQQRAGMSVLVATAYMEEAERYDWLVAMDAGKVLATGSPAELHRQTGTDTLDDAFIALLPDSRQEQEPGRSTAAQAAAPPTGSNNGNGSPAIVAEHLTLKFGHFTAVRDVSFAIPKGEIFGFLGSNGCGKTTTMKMLTGLLTPTEGAVALFGEPLDAKDLATRRRVGYMSQSFSLYGELSVRQNLDLHARLFHLPAEKIAGRITTLTREFGLENVLDHPAGALPLGVRQRLSLAVAVVHEPELLILDEPTSGVDPGARNRFWELLMRLSREDGVTIFISTHFMNEGERCDRISLMHAGEVLACDTPAALIEQTGSDSLEGAFMTTLEAVDKEPERQNGGKLLSQGNSGQPERPRAFSPQRLLAYARREARELLRDPIRMAFAFLGSALLMLILGYGITMDVENLPFAVLDRDQTPQSRDYVAALSGSRYFVERHALSTAEELERRMRSGELSLAIEIPAGFGRDMKRGRDTELAVWVDGAMPFRGETIMGYVQGMHVSYLSEQARRAWGEAPRLSLVSLEDRYRYNQDFRSLDAMVPAVIPILLIFIPAILMALGIVREKELGSITNLYVTPVTRLEFLLGKQLPYIVFSMVSYASLVLLAVYLFDVPLKGGLLSLSLGALLFVTATTALGQVMSTFASTQIAALAATAIISILPTVQFSGLTEPVSSLSGAGAWIGPLWPATWFLQISRGVFTKGLTLADLQGAFLALAAFIPVLTGLAMVLLRKQGR
- a CDS encoding HlyD family secretion protein — translated: MAGKAAKTAARFLPALLILAVAGLAAWYLLPDGDALPAHIASGNGRIEATEVDIATRLPGRLESFSVREGDLVETGQLLAVMDTDELQARLAAGEANLHQAEQTRHLAEAVVAQRESERRYAYSELARMQTLVERGHASREQLDRARTAAETTDAALQAARAQVASADAGIEAAREAIHQIQTNIDDSRLTTPVGGRVLYRLAEPGEVLAAGGKVATVLDVTDVYMTIFLPTAQAGRVRVGSDARITLDALPDYVVPAEVSFVAAEAQFTPKSVETRSEREKLMFRVRVRINPDLLKTYRDRVKTGVPGEAYVRLDESQPWPDSLTVKLPNG